TTGAGGGTACGCTCGTACAATGTCAATGATTGATAAATGCTTTTCACCTGCTCGATCTCGAACAATCCGTAAGCAGGCTGCCGGTCCAGCTGAATGTCATCCGCGCTGAACAAGCTCTTGCTCCATTCCAGATCAACCGTTAACTGGGAAAGGTAATGAGTAAGCGCCTTGCGAATATTTTCTTCTGAGCCCTTCATGTAATAGCCCGTATGCCGTTCACACAACAGCGTAGTCTGAAAATCCTGCAGCTCGCTTCTCAGCAGCTTGAGGTCCTCAATTGCCGTATTGCGACTGACCCGCGTGCGGTTGATAAGATCCTCCAGTTGCACCCGCTTTTCTCGTCCGATAATATAGACCGCGATCAGCGCTTTGCGCTCCTTCTGTGAATACTCATAATTCCATTGCTGGATATTGCTGAACTTGTCCGGTGCTTTTTTTCTTGTATCCTCATCGAGATGAAATCCTGCCGAGCGCACATAATAAACGGGAGAAAGCTTGTTGTCCTTCAACCAATCATTGATTTTCTCGATGTCATAATATATCGTGCGTTTGGATACCTGAAAAGCAGAGGTAAGCTCATTTATGGAAATATGGGAGCTGGAACCAAGCAGCTTGGTCAATATATTGGAACTGCGCTCATCCAATGACATTTAACCACTCCCTTTACTAGGTATTCAGACTTCGGCGTTCACTTGGGAATTGAAATGCTCCATCATTTGGTCCCATGCCTTGTTCAGGTCGCTATCGAGGTTGAACAGGCCCGATGTTCCAACGATAAACACTTCGACTCCCGCCTCTTCCAGTATCTTAAATGTTTTTTCATTGCAGGAGCCGTCGATTTCAATCAGATAGTTATAGCCATGCTTTTCCTTGAGCGCCCTCGCTTCACGAATCTTGTCAAGAACCTCCGGAATGAACTTCTGTCCGGCAAATCCCGGATCAACCGACATGAAGGTGATTTTGTCCAAATGGTGAATGTAATGCTGGATGTGGCTGAGCGGTGTTGCCGGATTAAGCGCGATTCCCGCCTTGCAACCGGCACTCTTGATCGTATCAATCATACGGAAGGCTTCACTATTTATGACCTCGGCGTGCGGACTGATGTAAGTGGCACCTGCATCAATAATCATTTTGATAAATTCGGAGGGCTTTTCGACCATTAAATGCACGTCCATCGGTATCGTTAAAGACTCGCGGATCTGCTCCATAAAATAGGGGGAAAGCGTAATATTCTTGACATAGTGACCGTCCATAATGTCTATGTGCACCATATCCGCTCTTTGGTTCAACACCTTGAGCTGGTTTTCAATATCCATCAGGTTCATACACATTAGGGATGGGGAAAATAAATGCTTTTTCATCGTTTTTTTCACTCCTGTCTGTTAGGCTGCCAGTTTTTTACTTCCGAAGAGACGGTCTAGGAACACCGCTAGGATAATCAGACCGCCCATGACGATTTGCTGATAGTAGGTCGGTACACTCAAAATGTTCAGTCCGTTATTAATCACACCGATGATCAGTCCGCCCATGACGACCCCGATGACTCGGCCCTTTCCTCCGAAAAAGCTGGTGCCTCCGATAATGGCCGCAGCTATCGCTTGCGTCTCATAGCCCGTGCCGGCCAGCGGTTCCGCTGCCCCCAGGCGAGCGGTCAATACAACGCCTGCAATGCCGGCGCAAATTCCGGAAATGACGAATACGATCAGCGTATGGCGTTTGATGTTGATTCCCGAGAACCAGGCTGCCTGGCTGTTGCCGCCCAGTGCATAAATGTTGCGGCCAAGTTTGGTTTTAACCGTAATAAAGATGAATACAAGAGCTACGATCAAGGCAATCAATACCGGAATCGGAACAGGTCCGAGCCAGCCGGCAATGCCGCTCTTAAAGCCCTGGGGAAGCCCGAACACCGGCGCCGCCTCCGAGATGATCAGGGTTAGCCCGCGATAAATCGCCAGGGTCCCCAGTGTAATGATAAAAGGGTGCAGACCTGTTTTATTCACCAGAAATCCGTTGAAGCAGCCCAAAGTCCCGCCGACCACAACGCCGCCGATGAGGATCGCAACTGGCCACGGCACGCCCGCAATCATCATTTTGGCGGAGATCATACCTGTAAGCGCCATGATAGAGCCTACAGAAAGATCAATTCCAGCGATTAGAATAGTGAAAAATTCGCCAACGCCAATCAAAATGGTAACCGCACTCTGCAGCAGCACCTGGGTCAGATTGCTCGTTGTCAAAAAGTACTGGGGAGAGCCGATGCCCAAGCCCAGTGTAATCAGCAGCAGGATGCCGAAAGTTCCGTACTTTTCCCAAATCAGGTTGAATTTTTGCATAGATATTTGCTCCTTGACTATGATGTAGCGGCCAGCATGATTTTTTCTTCCGTGGCCTCTTCATTCAGTAGAGTTTTGTTAATGGTGCCTTCCCGGAATACGGCGATTCGATCACATACCGACAACAGCTCCGGCATTTCCGACGAAACGACGATGACGCCCACACCAGACTCCGCCAGATCGCGCATGATCTTGTAAATCTCGCCTCTGGCTCCGATATCGATTCCCTTGGTCGGCTCGTCAAAAATAATTAAGCGTGAGCCGGCGGCCAGCCATTTGGCGATCAACACCTTCTGCTGGTTGCCGCCTGACAACTCGGTTATGTTCTGCTCTACACTGGAGCATTTAATATTGACTGTCTGCTTGAATTGTTCAGCCAATTTGATTTCCGCTTTGTGGTCTACGAGTCCCCAGGTCCCTCCGGCGGTTGACTCCTTCAGCAGCTTGGAGATCGAGATGTTTTTCCAGATTTCGAAGTTTTTCAAAAAGCCCGTCTCTTTACGTGCCTCCGTTACGTGTCCGATGCCCAGCTTGATGGCATGATATGGATCCTTGACCTTGATTTCTTTGCCGAACAGTTCTATTCGCCCTTTTTGTATTGGTGCCGCTCCGTAAATGGCATTCATGAGCTCCGTTCTTCCGGAGCCGATCAAGCCGGCAAAGCCGAGAATTTCCCCTTTATGCAGCTCGAAGCTGACATCGTTCACCCGTTTGTCTTTTCGGGTCAGATGCTCCACCTTCAAAATCACTTCCGAATTTTTGTGCTGACTGTCCTCCGATTTCAGGTGGCGTTCGCTGACTGCACGCCCCACCATCATCGTAATCAAATCCTCACGCGTAACGTCCTTGATATCCCGTGTGCCTACATACTTGCCGTCCTTCAATACGCTGACTCTGTCCCCGATTTCCAGCAATTCTTCAAGCTTGTGGGAAATATAGATAATGCCTACGCCATAGCTTTGCAGTTGGCGGATGATTGCGAACAGCTTGTTCGTCTCGTCAATCGTAAGCGAGGAGGTCGGCTCATCCATGATAATGACCTTGGCGCGCGCTGCAATTGCCTTTGCAATTTCAACCTGCTGCTTCTCCGAAATGGATAGCGTCTCCACCATTCGGGTAGCCGGACATATCAGACCAACTCTTTCAATCATCATTTGTGCAAGCGCATGCATCGTCTTGTGGTCAACGACCGGGATGCCGAACTTTTTGATCATGGGCAGCTTGCCCACAAAGATATTTTCCGCGATGGACAACTCGTCGATCATACTCAGCTCCTGATAAATAACGCTGATCCCCTGTTCGGTCGATTCCTTCGGCGTCAGCTTTTTAAATTCGCTGCCGTTAATGACGATCTGGCCCTCGGTCGGTTCATATACGCCCGACAAAATTTTGATCAGCGTCGACTTGCCCGCTCCATTCTCTCCAAGCAGTACATGAACTTCGCCTGGCTTCAGTGTCAACGACACATCCTGCAAAGCCTTTACGGCTCCGAAATGCTTTGCGATATTTTTCATCTCCACAAGATATTCCACTTCGGTTTCTCCTTCCTGGAGCGGTGTTCCCCAGGGAACTCCGCCAGATTGGTCCGGTACCGGAATATCAGCTTCGCTCCGGCACCGTCCTTTTCTCTGTACAGTTTTACTTCTTCGTGATCAGCTGAGCGTCAATCCAGACGGTTTCCGGTTCAGCATCAACACTGCCTTGCTTCTTTGTGTTAATCGCATCGATAAGTTTGTTAAGGGAAGTGATTCCGATTTGGGCAGGGTCCTGGGCGATTGTCGCATACAGGCTGCCGGCTGCGACGGAATCCCGGGCTTCCTGATCGCCATCCGTTCCCACTACCACTACCTGATCTTTTTTGCCTGCATTCTCAACAGCTTGCTGCGCCGCCAGAGCCATCGTGTCGTTAGCCGCATAGATGCCCTTCAGGTTCGGATAACGCTGAAGCAGGTTAGCCGCTACGTCCAGCGCTTTTTGACGGTCCCAATCAGCCGGCTGGCTGTCGACAAGCTTGATTTGGGAAGCCGCTGCAAAAGCGGATTCTGCGCCCTTCTTGCGGCTTTCTCCCGATGCGTTGCCTGCTTTTCCTTCGATGATTGCCACTTCGCCGCCTTGTTTACCCAGCGCATCTACAATAGCCTTACCGCCTTGCGCCCCGATTTTCTCATTGTCGGAGGTAGCGAATGCCAGAACATATCCGCCGGCATTTTTCAGCTCATTCATATTGATCTTCTCATCAATGTTAACGACATAAATCCCCTTTTTATTGGCTTGAACGATGGAAGGAATCATGTTGACCGGAGTCAAAGGCGCCACAGCCACGCCGTCAAAGTCTTTGCTCAGAATGTCTTCAAATATTTTTACTTGACCCTGCAAATCGGTTTCGTCCTGGGCAGCGAAAATTTCGACATCAAAGCCCTTTTCGTCCGCTTCTTTCTTGATTCCGTCTCTCATCTGGGTCCAGAACGGAGAGTTAAGCGTTTTCAAAATGACGGCTATCTTAGGTTTCCCTGTTTTTGTGTCCGATGCTCCTTCATTTGCCGGAGCCGTGCTTCCGTTCCCCGTCTTCGTAGTGGAAGTTGCGGTGCCGCCATTGCCGCAGGCCGCCAAAATCATTGTCAGTGCAAATACAGTAAGTAATAATACAGTTAGTTTTTTCATCGTTTATAATCCCCCTAGAGATCATATTATTTTGAATAGCTCTGACACCAGGCTGCTTCTGTGCGATCCTCACCTCCCTGAGAGCATTGCCCGCAGTAACAACTGAGCTGCTTCAGCCATTTCACCGTTTGGCTCGGGGCTGACCTTGCTTAAACACAGTGTAGTGGGTGAGGATCGAAAATTTAAGTCCAAATGACGCAACATGTTTTGTGCAATTATAGACCGCTCAGGGCAGACCTGTAGTGCTGCTTCTTGCGAGGAGTTTTACATCCAGCTGCTTCAACTGGATCGGACTGCTCTTGTCCTCAATCTGGTGAATAAGCTGATATACCGCTTGTTCACCCATTTCATAGATCGGCTGAGCAATGGTGCTAATCTCCGGTTCGGTAAGCCCGGTCATCTCAATGCCGTCAAATCCGATCAGCGCCACATCTTCCGGCACCTTGCGCCCTGATCGAAGGAGCGCTTTTAAAGACCCGATAGCCATAAGGTCAATGGTGGCGAAAATACCGTCAATCTCCGGGTGACGCGCGAGCAAATCCTGCGTCAGCTTAAATCCGCTCTCCATCGTGAAATCACCTTCCACGATATACGAAGGGGTAAAGCGCCCGTACCGGGTCAGCGTGTCGATATATCCCTGCAGACGGTCTTTAGCGGGAATGACAATTCCCGGTCCGCTTATGTGAGCGATATTTTTGCAGCCCACCGATAACAGATGCTCAACAGCCATCACTGCCCCTTTATAGTGATTGACCTGAAGCATGGATATGTTGTGCACCGCCTGTTCAGAGGATGCACGGTCAATCGAGACAATCGGGATTTTGGCCCCCAGCAGCTCATTAATTTCGTTCGTGGCAAGCATTTGTGTGGCAAAAATAATGCCGTCCACATGTCTTTTCTTCAAAGCCTCAATGTAACGAATCTCTTTCAAACTGTTTCTGTCGGAGTTCGCCAGCAATGTCGTATACCCGAGTTTGGTCGCCGTATCCTCGACCGCTTTTGCCAAGGCAGAGAAAAACGGATTCGATATTTCTGAAACGATCAGGGCAATGGTATTGGTCTTATATCCCGCCAAACCTCTGGCCATCGTATTGGGTGAGTAATTTAACTTACCGACCGCGTCCTTAATTCGATCCTCTGCATCCTTACTGATATATCCATTCTGATTAAGATATCTGGACACCGTCGCTACGGACACATTCGCCAGTTTGGCAACATCCCGAATGGTAGCGATAACAATCCCCCCTGCGTGAATATGATGTGTAACCGTTAACACATTCATATCATTAAAATGGCACCTAC
This DNA window, taken from Paenibacillus kribbensis, encodes the following:
- the alsE gene encoding D-allulose 6-phosphate 3-epimerase, coding for MKKHLFSPSLMCMNLMDIENQLKVLNQRADMVHIDIMDGHYVKNITLSPYFMEQIRESLTIPMDVHLMVEKPSEFIKMIIDAGATYISPHAEVINSEAFRMIDTIKSAGCKAGIALNPATPLSHIQHYIHHLDKITFMSVDPGFAGQKFIPEVLDKIREARALKEKHGYNYLIEIDGSCNEKTFKILEEAGVEVFIVGTSGLFNLDSDLNKAWDQMMEHFNSQVNAEV
- the alsC gene encoding D-allose ABC transporter permease, with the translated sequence MQKFNLIWEKYGTFGILLLITLGLGIGSPQYFLTTSNLTQVLLQSAVTILIGVGEFFTILIAGIDLSVGSIMALTGMISAKMMIAGVPWPVAILIGGVVVGGTLGCFNGFLVNKTGLHPFIITLGTLAIYRGLTLIISEAAPVFGLPQGFKSGIAGWLGPVPIPVLIALIVALVFIFITVKTKLGRNIYALGGNSQAAWFSGINIKRHTLIVFVISGICAGIAGVVLTARLGAAEPLAGTGYETQAIAAAIIGGTSFFGGKGRVIGVVMGGLIIGVINNGLNILSVPTYYQQIVMGGLIILAVFLDRLFGSKKLAA
- a CDS encoding sugar ABC transporter ATP-binding protein; this encodes MEYLVEMKNIAKHFGAVKALQDVSLTLKPGEVHVLLGENGAGKSTLIKILSGVYEPTEGQIVINGSEFKKLTPKESTEQGISVIYQELSMIDELSIAENIFVGKLPMIKKFGIPVVDHKTMHALAQMMIERVGLICPATRMVETLSISEKQQVEIAKAIAARAKVIIMDEPTSSLTIDETNKLFAIIRQLQSYGVGIIYISHKLEELLEIGDRVSVLKDGKYVGTRDIKDVTREDLITMMVGRAVSERHLKSEDSQHKNSEVILKVEHLTRKDKRVNDVSFELHKGEILGFAGLIGSGRTELMNAIYGAAPIQKGRIELFGKEIKVKDPYHAIKLGIGHVTEARKETGFLKNFEIWKNISISKLLKESTAGGTWGLVDHKAEIKLAEQFKQTVNIKCSSVEQNITELSGGNQQKVLIAKWLAAGSRLIIFDEPTKGIDIGARGEIYKIMRDLAESGVGVIVVSSEMPELLSVCDRIAVFREGTINKTLLNEEATEEKIMLAATS
- the alsB gene encoding D-allose transporter substrate-binding protein, giving the protein MKKLTVLLLTVFALTMILAACGNGGTATSTTKTGNGSTAPANEGASDTKTGKPKIAVILKTLNSPFWTQMRDGIKKEADEKGFDVEIFAAQDETDLQGQVKIFEDILSKDFDGVAVAPLTPVNMIPSIVQANKKGIYVVNIDEKINMNELKNAGGYVLAFATSDNEKIGAQGGKAIVDALGKQGGEVAIIEGKAGNASGESRKKGAESAFAAASQIKLVDSQPADWDRQKALDVAANLLQRYPNLKGIYAANDTMALAAQQAVENAGKKDQVVVVGTDGDQEARDSVAAGSLYATIAQDPAQIGITSLNKLIDAINTKKQGSVDAEPETVWIDAQLITKK
- a CDS encoding LacI family DNA-binding transcriptional regulator, which gives rise to MNVLTVTHHIHAGGIVIATIRDVAKLANVSVATVSRYLNQNGYISKDAEDRIKDAVGKLNYSPNTMARGLAGYKTNTIALIVSEISNPFFSALAKAVEDTATKLGYTTLLANSDRNSLKEIRYIEALKKRHVDGIIFATQMLATNEINELLGAKIPIVSIDRASSEQAVHNISMLQVNHYKGAVMAVEHLLSVGCKNIAHISGPGIVIPAKDRLQGYIDTLTRYGRFTPSYIVEGDFTMESGFKLTQDLLARHPEIDGIFATIDLMAIGSLKALLRSGRKVPEDVALIGFDGIEMTGLTEPEISTIAQPIYEMGEQAVYQLIHQIEDKSSPIQLKQLDVKLLARSSTTGLP